The following are encoded in a window of Carya illinoinensis cultivar Pawnee chromosome 15, C.illinoinensisPawnee_v1, whole genome shotgun sequence genomic DNA:
- the LOC122295349 gene encoding tRNA(His) guanylyltransferase 1-like isoform X1 produces MANSKYEYVKSFEVEDEVMLPNLIVVRIDGRDFRRFSEVHEFEKPDDERALNLMNSCATAILEEYPDIAFSYGFSDEYSFVFKKTSKFYQRRASKLLSLLVSLFSSVYVTKWKEFFPEKELKYPPSYHSRVISCASIEVLQAYLAWRQNDCHLNNLHDTCLWMLVKGGETENKAHEFLKGTQKQQKNELLFQKFHINYKNLPAIYRQGSCIFKTKVEENVKYSENGAPVKRHRRKARIFHAENIAGRSFWNEHPSLLKEVGGFTEDADKIKLEYVRFFQFENKLMPSTWIVIRIDGCHFHRFSEVHQFEKPNDKQALNLMNSCAVAVLQEIPDIIFAYGVSDEYSFVFKKDSHFYQRRASEMVSVTVSFFSSMYVMKWKEFFPLKELKYPPSFDGRAVCYPSDEICRDYLAWRQVDCHINNQYNTCFWMLVNKKGKGKSEAQDYLKGTQAREKNELLIKEFHIEYNELEPMFRQGSLAFWEKEDITLTDENGAPVANSHKKVTVEHCDIIKPNFWEAHSSILGETTPKL; encoded by the exons ATGGCAAACAGCAAGTACGAGTATGTGAAGTCATTCGAGGTTGAAGACGAGGTCATGCTGCCCAATTTGATCGTTGTACGAATCGATGGCCGCGATTTTCGAAG GTTTTCGGAAGTTCATGAGTTTGAGAAGCCAGATGATGAAAGAGCTTTGAATTTGATGAACTCGTGTGCAACTGCCATTTTGGAGGAGTATCCTGACATAGCATTCTCCTATGGATTCAGTGATGAGTACAG TTTTGTTTTCAAGAAGACATCCAAGTTCTACCAGCGGCGTGCCAG CAAGCTACTATCTCTCCTTGTCTCCTTATTCTCCTCTGTATATGTCACCAAATGGAAAGAATTCTTCCCTGAGAAAGAGTTGAAATATCCCCCATCATATCATTCGCGTGTAATAAGTTGTGCATCAATAGAAGTTCTTCAAGCATATCTTGCATGGAGACAAAACGATT GTCATCTCAATAACCTGCATGATACTTGTCTCTGGATGTTGGTTAAAGGTGGTGAGACTGAAAATAAAGCACACGAGTTTTTAAAG GGCACCCAAAAACAACAGAAAAATGAGTTGCTTTTTCAAAAGTTCCACATCAATTACAAGAACCTTCCTGCCATTTACCGTCAAGGATCCTGCATTTTCAAAACAAAG GTGGAAGAAAATGTCAAGTACAGTGAGAATGGTGCCCCTGTTAAAAGACATAGGAGAAAGGCTAGAATTTTCCATGCTGAGAATATAGCTGGAAGAAGTTTTTGGAATGAACATCCAAGTCTTTTGAAGGAGGTGGGTGGTTTTACGGAGGATGCGGACAAAATAAAATTGGAGTATGTTAGGTTCTTCCAATTTGAGAACAAATTGATGCCCTCTACATGGATTGTAATCAGAATTGATGGCTGCCATTTTCATAG ATTTTCTGAAGTTCATCAATTTGAGAAGCCAAACGACAAACAAGCTCTGAACCTTATGAATTCATGTGCAGTGGCTGTGTTACAAGAGATTCCAGATATAATATTTGCCTATGGTGTCAGTGATGAGTACAG CTTCGTTTTTAAGAAGGATTCTCATTTCTATCAACGTAGAGCAAG TGAAATGGTGTCTGTCACTGTATCATTCTTCTCTTCCATGTACGTAATGAAATGGAAAGAATTCTTTCCACTGAAAGAATTGAAGTACCCTCCTTCTTTTGATGGACGTGCTGTATGCTATCCATCAGATGAGATTTGTCGAGACTATCTAGCATGGAGACAAGTTGATT GCCACATTAATAATCAGTATAATACTTGTTTCTGGATGCTTGTAAACAAGAAAGGAAAAGGCAAAAGTGAAGCTCAAGATTATCTGAAG GGTACTCAAgcaagagagaaaaatgaactACTTATCAAGGAATTCCATATTGAGTACAATGAATTAGAACCCATGTTCCGCCAAGGATCCTTAGCTTTCTGGGAGAAG GAAGACATAACTTTAACTGATGAGAATGGAGCACCCGTTGCAAATTCTCACAAGAAAGTTACTGTAGAACATTGTGACATTATCAAGCCGAACTTTTGGGAAGCACACTCGAGCATCCTTGGTGAGACAACACCAAAACTTTGA
- the LOC122295349 gene encoding tRNA(His) guanylyltransferase 1-like isoform X2, translating to MANSKYEYVKSFEVEDEVMLPNLIVVRIDGRDFRRFSEVHEFEKPDDERALNLMNSCATAILEEYPDIAFSYGFSDEYSFVFKKTSKFYQRRASKLLSLLVSLFSSVYVTKWKEFFPEKELKYPPSYHSRVISCASIEVLQAYLAWRQNDCHLNNLHDTCLWMLVKGGETENKAHEFLKGTQKQQKNELLFQKFHINYKNLPAIYRQGSCIFKTKVEENVKYSENGAPVKRHRRKARIFHAENIAGRSFWNEHPSLLKEVGGFTEDADKIKLEYVRFFQFENKLMPSTWIVIRIDGCHFHRFSEVHQFEKPNDKQALNLMNSCAVAVLQEIPDIIFAYGVSDEYSEMVSVTVSFFSSMYVMKWKEFFPLKELKYPPSFDGRAVCYPSDEICRDYLAWRQVDCHINNQYNTCFWMLVNKKGKGKSEAQDYLKGTQAREKNELLIKEFHIEYNELEPMFRQGSLAFWEKEDITLTDENGAPVANSHKKVTVEHCDIIKPNFWEAHSSILGETTPKL from the exons ATGGCAAACAGCAAGTACGAGTATGTGAAGTCATTCGAGGTTGAAGACGAGGTCATGCTGCCCAATTTGATCGTTGTACGAATCGATGGCCGCGATTTTCGAAG GTTTTCGGAAGTTCATGAGTTTGAGAAGCCAGATGATGAAAGAGCTTTGAATTTGATGAACTCGTGTGCAACTGCCATTTTGGAGGAGTATCCTGACATAGCATTCTCCTATGGATTCAGTGATGAGTACAG TTTTGTTTTCAAGAAGACATCCAAGTTCTACCAGCGGCGTGCCAG CAAGCTACTATCTCTCCTTGTCTCCTTATTCTCCTCTGTATATGTCACCAAATGGAAAGAATTCTTCCCTGAGAAAGAGTTGAAATATCCCCCATCATATCATTCGCGTGTAATAAGTTGTGCATCAATAGAAGTTCTTCAAGCATATCTTGCATGGAGACAAAACGATT GTCATCTCAATAACCTGCATGATACTTGTCTCTGGATGTTGGTTAAAGGTGGTGAGACTGAAAATAAAGCACACGAGTTTTTAAAG GGCACCCAAAAACAACAGAAAAATGAGTTGCTTTTTCAAAAGTTCCACATCAATTACAAGAACCTTCCTGCCATTTACCGTCAAGGATCCTGCATTTTCAAAACAAAG GTGGAAGAAAATGTCAAGTACAGTGAGAATGGTGCCCCTGTTAAAAGACATAGGAGAAAGGCTAGAATTTTCCATGCTGAGAATATAGCTGGAAGAAGTTTTTGGAATGAACATCCAAGTCTTTTGAAGGAGGTGGGTGGTTTTACGGAGGATGCGGACAAAATAAAATTGGAGTATGTTAGGTTCTTCCAATTTGAGAACAAATTGATGCCCTCTACATGGATTGTAATCAGAATTGATGGCTGCCATTTTCATAG ATTTTCTGAAGTTCATCAATTTGAGAAGCCAAACGACAAACAAGCTCTGAACCTTATGAATTCATGTGCAGTGGCTGTGTTACAAGAGATTCCAGATATAATATTTGCCTATGGTGTCAGTGATGAGTACAG TGAAATGGTGTCTGTCACTGTATCATTCTTCTCTTCCATGTACGTAATGAAATGGAAAGAATTCTTTCCACTGAAAGAATTGAAGTACCCTCCTTCTTTTGATGGACGTGCTGTATGCTATCCATCAGATGAGATTTGTCGAGACTATCTAGCATGGAGACAAGTTGATT GCCACATTAATAATCAGTATAATACTTGTTTCTGGATGCTTGTAAACAAGAAAGGAAAAGGCAAAAGTGAAGCTCAAGATTATCTGAAG GGTACTCAAgcaagagagaaaaatgaactACTTATCAAGGAATTCCATATTGAGTACAATGAATTAGAACCCATGTTCCGCCAAGGATCCTTAGCTTTCTGGGAGAAG GAAGACATAACTTTAACTGATGAGAATGGAGCACCCGTTGCAAATTCTCACAAGAAAGTTACTGTAGAACATTGTGACATTATCAAGCCGAACTTTTGGGAAGCACACTCGAGCATCCTTGGTGAGACAACACCAAAACTTTGA
- the LOC122295349 gene encoding tRNA(His) guanylyltransferase 1-like isoform X3 yields the protein MANSKYEYVKSFEVEDEVMLPNLIVVRIDGRDFRRFSEVHEFEKPDDERALNLMNSCATAILEEYPDIAFSYGFSDEYSFVFKKTSKFYQRRASKLLSLLVSLFSSVYVTKWKEFFPEKELKYPPSYHSRVISCASIEVLQAYLAWRQNDCHLNNLHDTCLWMLVKGGETENKAHEFLKGTQKQQKNELLFQKFHINYKNLPAIYRQGSCIFKTKVEENVKYSENGAPVKRHRRKARIFHAENIAGRSFWNEHPSLLKEVGGFTEDADKIKLEYVRFFQFENKLMPSTWIVIRIDGCHFHRFSEVHQFEKPNDKQALNLMNSCAVAVLQEIPDIIFAYGVSDEYSFVFKKDSHFYQRRASEMVSVTVSFFSSMYVMKWKEFFPLKELKYPPSFDGRAVCYPSDEICRDYLAWRQVDCHINNQYNTCFWMLVNKKGKGKSEAQDYLKGEKVSM from the exons ATGGCAAACAGCAAGTACGAGTATGTGAAGTCATTCGAGGTTGAAGACGAGGTCATGCTGCCCAATTTGATCGTTGTACGAATCGATGGCCGCGATTTTCGAAG GTTTTCGGAAGTTCATGAGTTTGAGAAGCCAGATGATGAAAGAGCTTTGAATTTGATGAACTCGTGTGCAACTGCCATTTTGGAGGAGTATCCTGACATAGCATTCTCCTATGGATTCAGTGATGAGTACAG TTTTGTTTTCAAGAAGACATCCAAGTTCTACCAGCGGCGTGCCAG CAAGCTACTATCTCTCCTTGTCTCCTTATTCTCCTCTGTATATGTCACCAAATGGAAAGAATTCTTCCCTGAGAAAGAGTTGAAATATCCCCCATCATATCATTCGCGTGTAATAAGTTGTGCATCAATAGAAGTTCTTCAAGCATATCTTGCATGGAGACAAAACGATT GTCATCTCAATAACCTGCATGATACTTGTCTCTGGATGTTGGTTAAAGGTGGTGAGACTGAAAATAAAGCACACGAGTTTTTAAAG GGCACCCAAAAACAACAGAAAAATGAGTTGCTTTTTCAAAAGTTCCACATCAATTACAAGAACCTTCCTGCCATTTACCGTCAAGGATCCTGCATTTTCAAAACAAAG GTGGAAGAAAATGTCAAGTACAGTGAGAATGGTGCCCCTGTTAAAAGACATAGGAGAAAGGCTAGAATTTTCCATGCTGAGAATATAGCTGGAAGAAGTTTTTGGAATGAACATCCAAGTCTTTTGAAGGAGGTGGGTGGTTTTACGGAGGATGCGGACAAAATAAAATTGGAGTATGTTAGGTTCTTCCAATTTGAGAACAAATTGATGCCCTCTACATGGATTGTAATCAGAATTGATGGCTGCCATTTTCATAG ATTTTCTGAAGTTCATCAATTTGAGAAGCCAAACGACAAACAAGCTCTGAACCTTATGAATTCATGTGCAGTGGCTGTGTTACAAGAGATTCCAGATATAATATTTGCCTATGGTGTCAGTGATGAGTACAG CTTCGTTTTTAAGAAGGATTCTCATTTCTATCAACGTAGAGCAAG TGAAATGGTGTCTGTCACTGTATCATTCTTCTCTTCCATGTACGTAATGAAATGGAAAGAATTCTTTCCACTGAAAGAATTGAAGTACCCTCCTTCTTTTGATGGACGTGCTGTATGCTATCCATCAGATGAGATTTGTCGAGACTATCTAGCATGGAGACAAGTTGATT GCCACATTAATAATCAGTATAATACTTGTTTCTGGATGCTTGTAAACAAGAAAGGAAAAGGCAAAAGTGAAGCTCAAGATTATCTGAAG GGAGAGAAGGTATCCATGTGA
- the LOC122295349 gene encoding tRNA(His) guanylyltransferase 1-like isoform X4 translates to MANSKYEYVKSFEVEDEVMLPNLIVVRIDGRDFRRFSEVHEFEKPDDERALNLMNSCATAILEEYPDIAFSYGFSDEYSFVFKKTSKFYQRRASKLLSLLVSLFSSVYVTKWKEFFPEKELKYPPSYHSRVISCASIEVLQAYLAWRQNDCHLNNLHDTCLWMLVKGGETENKAHEFLKGTQKQQKNELLFQKFHINYKNLPAIYRQGSCIFKTKVEENVKYSENGAPVKRHRRKARIFHAENIAGRSFWNEHPSLLKEVGGFTEDADKIKLEYVRFFQFENKLMPSTWIVIRIDGCHFHRFSEVHQFEKPNDKQALNLMNSCAVAVLQEIPDIIFAYGVSDEYSFVFKKDSHFYQRRASEMVSVTVSFFSSMYVMKWKEFFPLKELKYPPSFDGRAVCYPSDEICRDYLAWRQVDYILQATLIISIILVSGCL, encoded by the exons ATGGCAAACAGCAAGTACGAGTATGTGAAGTCATTCGAGGTTGAAGACGAGGTCATGCTGCCCAATTTGATCGTTGTACGAATCGATGGCCGCGATTTTCGAAG GTTTTCGGAAGTTCATGAGTTTGAGAAGCCAGATGATGAAAGAGCTTTGAATTTGATGAACTCGTGTGCAACTGCCATTTTGGAGGAGTATCCTGACATAGCATTCTCCTATGGATTCAGTGATGAGTACAG TTTTGTTTTCAAGAAGACATCCAAGTTCTACCAGCGGCGTGCCAG CAAGCTACTATCTCTCCTTGTCTCCTTATTCTCCTCTGTATATGTCACCAAATGGAAAGAATTCTTCCCTGAGAAAGAGTTGAAATATCCCCCATCATATCATTCGCGTGTAATAAGTTGTGCATCAATAGAAGTTCTTCAAGCATATCTTGCATGGAGACAAAACGATT GTCATCTCAATAACCTGCATGATACTTGTCTCTGGATGTTGGTTAAAGGTGGTGAGACTGAAAATAAAGCACACGAGTTTTTAAAG GGCACCCAAAAACAACAGAAAAATGAGTTGCTTTTTCAAAAGTTCCACATCAATTACAAGAACCTTCCTGCCATTTACCGTCAAGGATCCTGCATTTTCAAAACAAAG GTGGAAGAAAATGTCAAGTACAGTGAGAATGGTGCCCCTGTTAAAAGACATAGGAGAAAGGCTAGAATTTTCCATGCTGAGAATATAGCTGGAAGAAGTTTTTGGAATGAACATCCAAGTCTTTTGAAGGAGGTGGGTGGTTTTACGGAGGATGCGGACAAAATAAAATTGGAGTATGTTAGGTTCTTCCAATTTGAGAACAAATTGATGCCCTCTACATGGATTGTAATCAGAATTGATGGCTGCCATTTTCATAG ATTTTCTGAAGTTCATCAATTTGAGAAGCCAAACGACAAACAAGCTCTGAACCTTATGAATTCATGTGCAGTGGCTGTGTTACAAGAGATTCCAGATATAATATTTGCCTATGGTGTCAGTGATGAGTACAG CTTCGTTTTTAAGAAGGATTCTCATTTCTATCAACGTAGAGCAAG TGAAATGGTGTCTGTCACTGTATCATTCTTCTCTTCCATGTACGTAATGAAATGGAAAGAATTCTTTCCACTGAAAGAATTGAAGTACCCTCCTTCTTTTGATGGACGTGCTGTATGCTATCCATCAGATGAGATTTGTCGAGACTATCTAGCATGGAGACAAGTTGATT ACATATTGCAGGCCACATTAATAATCAGTATAATACTTGTTTCTGGATGCTTGTAA
- the LOC122295353 gene encoding alcohol dehydrogenase-like, protein MSGTVGQVIKCKAAVAWEAGKPLVIEEVEVAPPQANEVRVKILFTSLCHTDVYFWEAKGQTPLFPRIFGHEAGGIVESVGEGVADLQPGDHVLPIFTGECKECRHCKSEESNMCDLLRINTDRGVMLSDGKTRFSKNGQPIYHFVGTSTFSEYTVIHVGCLAKINPAAPLDKVCVLSCGISTGLGATLNVAKPKKGQSVAVFGMGAVGLAAAEGARIAGASRIIGIDLNSSRFEEAKKFGVTEFVNPKDHDKPVQEVIAEMTDGGVDRAVECTGSIQAMISAFECVHDGWGVAVLVGVPNKDDSFKTHPMNLLNERTLKGTFFGNYKPRTDIPGVVEKYMNKELEVEKFITHSVTFSEINKAFDYMLHGKAIRCIIRMDA, encoded by the exons ATGTCGGGCACAGTCGGTCAGGTTATTAAGTGCAAAG CCGCGGTGGCATGGGAGGCTGGGAAGCCGCTGGTGATTGAAGAAGTGGAAGTGGCACCCCCTCAGGCAAATGAAGTCCGCGTGAAGATCCTTTTCACCTCCCTTTGTCACACTGATGTTTACTTTTGGGAAGCCAAG GGCCAGACACCGCTGTTTCCTCGCATATTTGGTCATGAGGCAGGAGG AATTGTGGAGAGTGTAGGTGAGGGTGTTGCTGATCTCCAACCAGGAGACCATGTCCTCCCTATCTTCACTGGCGAGTGCAAGGAATGTCGCCATTGTAAATCAGAGGAAAGCAATATGTGTGACCTTCTCAGGATTAACACTGACAGGGGTGTTATGCTTAGCGATGGCAAGACAAGGTTCTCCAAAAATGGACAGCCCATTTACCATTTTGTTGGCACCTCTACATTTAGTGAATACACTGTTATCCATGTTGGCTGCCTTGCCAAGATCAACCCTGCAGCCCCACTTGATAAAGTTTGTGTTCTTAGTTGCGGAATATCCACAG GTCTTGGTGCCACTTTGAATGTTGCAAAACCCAAGAAGGGTCAATCTGTGGCTGTCTTTGGAATGGGTGCCGTCGGCCTTGCt GCTGCTGAAGGGGCAAGGATTGCTGGGGCTTCAAGAATCATTGGTATTGATCTGAACTCCAGTCGTTTCGAGGAAG CCAAGAAATTTGGCGTCACTGAATTTGTGAATCCAAAAGATCACGATAAGCCTGTTCAAGAG GTGATTGCTGAGATGACTGATGGAGGGGTGGATAGGGCTGTTGAATGTACTGGAAGCATCCAGGCCATGATCTCAGCTTTTGAATGCGTTCATGAT GGTTGGGGTGTTGCAGTGCTTGTTGGAGTACCAAATAAAGATGATTCATTCAAGACTCATCCTATGAACCTGCTGAATGAGAGGACTCTTAAGGGTACCTTCTTTGGCAACTACAAGCCCCGCACTGATATTCCTGGTGTCGTGGAAAAGTACATGAACAAG GAGCTTGAAGTTGAGAAATTTATCACTCACTCAGTCACTTTCTCGGAGATCAACAAAGCGTTCGATTACATGCTGCATGGGAAGGCTATCCGGTGCATTATCCGCATGGATGCTTAG